Part of the Streptomyces sp. WMMC500 genome is shown below.
GGGGCTACGCCGCCGCGCAGGACGACGCCGTCGGCGAGCTGCGCTCCTCGACGTTCACGGCGGGCCGCGCGCTCAGCTTCCTGGTCGCCGGCGGCTGGGACCCCGACCGGCTGTACGTCGCGCTCGTCCGCGACCGCGACGGCAGGGAACTGGCCCGGCAGACCGGCATGGACGACGAGGCGTACGCCCGCGTCGTGTGGGACACCTCCGCCTGGGCCGGCGAACAGGTCCACCTCCGCGTCGTCGACGACAAGAAGGGCGGCTGGGGACACCTCAACCTCGACGACGTCCGCACCGAGCGCCCGCGGAAAGACGACAACGGCCTGACCTTCAACCGGCTGGGCCAGGCCAACCAGCCCGCCGACCGCGACTACGCCGCCGACCCGCTGCGCCCGCAGTTCCACTACACGCCGTACCAGGGCTGGATCAACGACCCCAACGGCCTCGTCCACTACGGCGGCAGACACCACCTGTTCAGCCAGCACCACCCCGACGCGCCCAAGTGGGGCCCGATGCACTGGGCGCACGCCGAGAGCACCGACGCCGTCCGCTGGCGCGAGCTGCCCGTCGCGCTCACCCCGCCGCCGCGCGCCACGCCCACCGACAACTCCGGCATCTTCAGCGGCAGCGCCGTCGACGACGACGGCACCCTGACGGTCGCGTACACCCGCTTCACCGACACCGCGGCGCACCCCGGCGCCACCCCCGAGACCGTCGAGATCGCCACCAGCACCGACGGCATGACGTTCACGCCCGTCGCGCAGAACCCGGTCGTCGCCGGGCCCCCGCCCGGCTCCGCGGCCGGCTTCCGCGACCCCAAGGTCTTCCGGGACCCACTCGACGGCCGCTGGAAGATGGTCGTCGGCTCCGGTCACGACGGCCGCGGCAAGGTGCAGTCGTACGCCTCCGACGACCTGCGGGAGTGGGAGTACACCGGCGTGCTCGCCGAGGGGGACGGGACCGACGGGGCGATGTGGGAGTGCCCGGACCTCTTCCCCCTGGACGGCAGGTGGGTGCTGCTCTACGCCACCAACGAGGGCGGCGAGTCGCTGCAGCGGTACGCCGTCGGCTCGTACGACGGGCGGACCTTCACGCCCGAGCGCCGCGGCGTCCTCGACGGCGGCGGCGACACGTACGCCGCGCAGAGCTACGAAGACGACCGCGGGCGCCGGCTGATGACCGCGTGGATGAGCGACTGGAACGCCAAGGAGCCCACCCGGCTGAACGGCTGGGCCGGCGCCCAGACCGTCCACCGCGAGCTGTTCGTGCGCGCGGACGGCGGCCTCGGCGCACGCCCGGTCGCCGAGGTGGCGGGTCTCGCCGCGGGCCCGCCCGTCACCGTGACGGACAAGCGGGTCCGGGGCACCTGGCGGCTCGGCCGCGGCGACACCGCGCGGCTGCGGGCCGAGCTGGACCTCGGCGCCACCACCGCCCGCACCGTCACCCTCCGGCTGCACGCCTCCGCCGCCGAGGCGACCGAGCTGCGCTACGACACCGCGACCGGCGAACTGGCCCTGGACACCGGCCGGTCCGGCTATGGCACCCGGGACGTCTTCACCACCCGTACCCGCCCGGACGCCGACGGCGTGCTGCGGCTCGACGTGCTGATCGACCGGTCGTCGGTGGAGGTGTTCGCCGGCGACGGAGAGACGCTGACCGCCCGGGTGTACCCCCGCTACGCGGAGTCCGACGCGGTGGAGTTCGCCGCGGACGGCGGGAGCCTGCGGCTGCGCCGCGCCGAGCTGACGCCGCTGGGCAGTGCCTGGTCGTAGCACCGCCTGGTCGTAGCACCTGGTCGTAGCACCGCCGGAGGCCCGGCGTGGCAGGCCGGCCTCCACCTCTGCGGGCGGCCCGCCCGGGGCGCATCCCCGGGCGGGCCGCCCCTCCCCGTGCCCTCGCGAGAAAGGCCGCAGCATGCAGCCGAGCACACCCGTCGCCGTCCTCGGCGAATGCGTCGCCGACGCCTTCGCCGCGCCCGCCCCGGCTCTCTCCGGCGGAACCTCCGGAGCCGGCCGGGAGCCGGCCGCGCTCGGCCTGGAGGTCCGTCCGGGCGGCGGGCCCGCCAACACGGCGGTCGCGCTCGCCCGCCTCGGCACCCCGACGCGGTTCCTCGGCCGGCTGTCGGCGGACGTCTTCGGCCGGCTCTCCCGCGCCCGCCTCGCCGGCTCCGGCGTCGACGTGTCCCGCTGTCCGCAGGCCGCGGAGCCCAGCACCCTGGCCGTCGCCGACCTCGACGGCCAGGGCCGGGCCGGCTACGCCTTCCACGCCGAGCGGACCGCCGACTGGCAGTGGACCCGGGCCGAACTGCGCGCCGGCGTCGAGGGCGGGCTCGCCTGCCTGCACACCGGGTCGCTCGCGCTGGTCCGCGATCCGGGCGCCGCCCGCATCGAGCAGGTGCTGCATGAGGTACGCCCGCGGGCCACCGTCAGCATCGACCCCAACGTCCGCGCCCCGCTGGTCGACCCGCGCCGCTACCGCGAGCGGCTGCGCGACTGGTGCCGTACCGCCGACGTCCTGCGGGTCAGCGACGACGACCTGGCCGAGCTCGCGCCGGGCGCGACACCGGCCGCCGCCGCGGACGCCTGGCACACGCACGGCGTCCGCCT
Proteins encoded:
- a CDS encoding GH32 C-terminal domain-containing protein, encoding MSRWRTPALTATAAVLAATLTPAAQAGPRATGPVNPGFETGDLTGWTVVSGDAFADSAVSTAKDYWGGPFHHRGDHHLWGYAAAQDDAVGELRSSTFTAGRALSFLVAGGWDPDRLYVALVRDRDGRELARQTGMDDEAYARVVWDTSAWAGEQVHLRVVDDKKGGWGHLNLDDVRTERPRKDDNGLTFNRLGQANQPADRDYAADPLRPQFHYTPYQGWINDPNGLVHYGGRHHLFSQHHPDAPKWGPMHWAHAESTDAVRWRELPVALTPPPRATPTDNSGIFSGSAVDDDGTLTVAYTRFTDTAAHPGATPETVEIATSTDGMTFTPVAQNPVVAGPPPGSAAGFRDPKVFRDPLDGRWKMVVGSGHDGRGKVQSYASDDLREWEYTGVLAEGDGTDGAMWECPDLFPLDGRWVLLYATNEGGESLQRYAVGSYDGRTFTPERRGVLDGGGDTYAAQSYEDDRGRRLMTAWMSDWNAKEPTRLNGWAGAQTVHRELFVRADGGLGARPVAEVAGLAAGPPVTVTDKRVRGTWRLGRGDTARLRAELDLGATTARTVTLRLHASAAEATELRYDTATGELALDTGRSGYGTRDVFTTRTRPDADGVLRLDVLIDRSSVEVFAGDGETLTARVYPRYAESDAVEFAADGGSLRLRRAELTPLGSAWS
- a CDS encoding carbohydrate kinase, with product MQPSTPVAVLGECVADAFAAPAPALSGGTSGAGREPAALGLEVRPGGGPANTAVALARLGTPTRFLGRLSADVFGRLSRARLAGSGVDVSRCPQAAEPSTLAVADLDGQGRAGYAFHAERTADWQWTRAELRAGVEGGLACLHTGSLALVRDPGAARIEQVLHEVRPRATVSIDPNVRAPLVDPRRYRERLRDWCRTADVLRVSDDDLAELAPGATPAAAADAWHTHGVRLVVVTLGARGVFASLDGSPLHVPAPRTAVVDTVGAGDAFTAGLLHALHAAGVLGGRLAGLTPELLAEAVSLGVRVAAATCAVRGANPPWAAELDTVA